In Leishmania donovani BPK282A1 complete genome, chromosome 22, one genomic interval encodes:
- a CDS encoding protein kinase, putative — translation MGACVCVHVFRLLLCSRFFLFAVPSSSPAPPPRVSCPSSQKAFLRARVCVCASASVSVRQRVFAPSGPCRSYTHFHTNSTLTKGAILVLPLHPSFYVFLLLAFCVLPPPLPPSHTSGDVREVSAVSTALVGLSRLCACISRISPATA, via the coding sequence atgggcgcgtgcgtgtgcgtgcacgtcttTCGCTTACTTCTCTGTTCACGCTTCTTTCTATTTGCTGTCCCCTCCTCGAgccccgctcctcctcctcgtgttTCTTGCCCTTCATCGCAGAAGGCTttcctgcgcgcgcgcgtgtgtgtgtgtgcctcggCGAGCGTctcggtgcggcagcgggtcTTCGCGCCATCGGGTCCCTGTCGCTCGTATACGCACTTTCACACGAATAGCACACTCACCAAAGGCGCTATCCTAGTACTGCCCCTTCACCCCTCTTTCTACGTCTTCCTGCTTCTCGCGTTTTGCGTTCTTCcgcccccccttcccccttcccacACTTCAGGTGATGTCAGAGAAGTCAGTGCGGTCTCGACGGCCCTTGTCGGTCTCTCGCGcctctgcgcgtgcatcAGCCGCATCTCGCCCGCAACTGCATAG